Part of the Kitasatospora sp. NBC_00374 genome is shown below.
CGCGGTCGCCGCCGACGCCGGCGATCCGTCGGGCCGAGGCCTGCCCGGGCTCCCGGACCAGACCGGCGACGTGGTCGGCGATCATGTCGAGGATCTGTGTCGCCGCCTCCGCGTCGCCGAGGACGAGGAAGTTCAGCGTCAGCCCGTCCGTCATCGCCGCCAGGTAGCGCGCCAGCACGTCGGCTGGGACGGTGAGTTCGAAGCCGCCCAGGTGCCCGAGCCGGTCGAGCAGCTCGATGTAGGCCGCGGAGTACAGCTCGTACTGCCGCCGGGCCAGCTGCTCGAAACCGGGCTGGCGCAGCGCGTACTGGGTGAGCTCGTAGGTGAGCATGTGCTCGCCGGGGTTGGCGGCCACATGGTCCCAGTAGGCCTGGAAGCCGGACCGGATGGTCTCCCGGAGGGTGGCTCGGGGCCGGATCGCCTCCCGCACCATCGTGACGGAGTGCTCGGTGATCGTCGCGATGACGGACTCCAGCAGGGCCTGCTTGGAGTCGAAGCAGTAGTGGAAGACGCTCAGCGACACGCCCGCCTCGGCGGCGATCGACCGGGTGGTGGTCCTGGCGACGCCGTCGCGGGTCATCGCGCGGATCGCGGCCTCGGTCAGCTGTCTGCGCCGCTCGGCGGACGGCATCCGTGCCATGGGGCTTCCTCTCGTTCGGGGGCTGCGGGCTGCGG
Proteins encoded:
- a CDS encoding TetR/AcrR family transcriptional regulator, with protein sequence MARMPSAERRRQLTEAAIRAMTRDGVARTTTRSIAAEAGVSLSVFHYCFDSKQALLESVIATITEHSVTMVREAIRPRATLRETIRSGFQAYWDHVAANPGEHMLTYELTQYALRQPGFEQLARRQYELYSAAYIELLDRLGHLGGFELTVPADVLARYLAAMTDGLTLNFLVLGDAEAATQILDMIADHVAGLVREPGQASARRIAGVGGDRGR